The Acanthopagrus latus isolate v.2019 chromosome 1, fAcaLat1.1, whole genome shotgun sequence genomic interval GTTGGGTTCTCTGTTCATCCTCTTTCCCTCCTATTTTGCTCTTcgtttctctctgtgtcctctgtgacAAAAAGAGAAAGCCCAGGGGAAGATAAAGATGGATGAGGGGACAGGACAGCAAAATGAGTCAGGGTGAAAGGGAAGGGCAGGCAAACAAAACCGCAGAACTTAAGacagattttgattttaatggAGATACGAGAGCTGAGGGGTAGGAATTATTGTTGTAAATGCATTATGATGTACTGAGTAGCTGTAATTATAAAACACTACTAACCTGTCCTTGTAGATACATCTATTCATCAGCCGTAATTGATACGTTTCAACTCATCTGCCTGCTCATTGCTCTTAAAGAGATTTAAAATTACATCCATCAGCATATAAAGCAGAAGTATTAATCCTCTGtaatgtctctctgtctttgtcctgCAGGAGCTGATCAGAAAGGGCATCCCTCATCATTTCCGGGCCATTGTCTGGCAGCTGCTGGGCAATGCCACGGACATGCCGGTGAAGAACCAGTACTCTGAGCTGCTAAAGATGTCGTCACCCTGCGAGAAGCTCATCCGCAGAGACATCGCTCGCACCTACCCCGAGCACGAGTTCTTCAAAGGCCAGGACAGCCTGGGGCAGGAAGTCCTCTTTAACGTCATGAAGGTGAGCACTGCAGAGTTTGACATCACATCAAGGTCTGGAAATGATATAGTCATTTATGAATTTGGCATTCACACTATGAGTGACTTCGTGGGTCACCTGTTAGTCTGCTCATCTGGTACCAGATGCAGAGGGTATGGTCTTAAAATTGTTAAGAATCAGGCGTCTAGGTGGCCCACAGAGGTTTAATATGATGACCGTGTAATTGCAGTGTTGCAGTGTCTTCCCATAAAGGTGTAGCTGGCACAAAAATGAAGagatgtttttgcatgtttcctTAATAATTTGACTTAAATGATTTAAGTGTTCAGTTGTCCAATTCTTTGTTTCAACATGACAGTATGAAATACTACCTGAAAGAATTGctaaacaatactaaaatcagagtgcagctttttggctgcAACTGATGCATTTTGTATTTGCCAGGCTGAGTGTTACTTTCCTGATGTAATTTATATTCATGAGACAGAATCTGTAGGGGATCAAAAATGTGGACATCTGTTGCTCACAGCCATGGAAACAAGCTTGTTGACTGTCTACATATCAGTCAGTTTTTCTGGTGGCTCAGCTGCGCAGGAAATGAAGAGACCTCTGGTGACTTGTTGATCCTGTTGCTCACAGTCTGGATGTTCGGTCAGAATTACAGATGTCATCTGTGCTGCTTTCTATAAATacaacacattgtgtgtgtgtgtgtgtgtgtgtgcgtgtgtgtgtgcgtgtgtgtgtgtgtttcaggcgTACTCTCTTGTGGATCGAGAGGTGGGCTACTGTCAAGGCAGCGCATTCATCGTTGGTCTGCTGCTTATGCAGGTAATGCTCAAATATTTCAGGATCTataatgagcttttttttccccaaaagttCAGCGCATTATGTAATCCATTGTAATCAGTCCCAccagataaacacacatttttttgaaaaactgcATGGCAATTTAGTTGTCTCTTGAGATTATCTATAATATATGGGAGTCATTGTATAATTAGCTGTTTAACATAAGCTGTCTGTAATTTATACCTAATGAGGAAACTTGACTGACCCCTCGTCCCTCCTCCCAGATGCCCGAGGAGGAGgcgttttgtgtttttgtgcgtctgATGCAGGAGTACCGCCTGAGGGAGCTGTTCAAACCAAGCATGGCTGAGCTGGGACTCTGCATCTACCAGTTTGAGTATCTGCTGCAGGTAAAGAGGAAGCAGTGCAGTCTATTAATGAACATGAGGCTTGCAGTGTGAGACTCATCCACAGAGGGGCAGCAAATCATTTATCTAAGTGTCCATTACACATGCCCTCAGACTGTATTTATTTGAGGCTTATGATCTTCCTCTTTTCATCGATCCCAGGAGCAACTTCCAGAGCTGAACGTGCATTTTCGGTCCCAGAGTTTCCACACATCCATGTACGCCTCCTCCTGGTTCCTGACTCTTTTCCTCacctttctccctctgcctgtcgCCACACGCATTTTTGATATATTCATGTATGAGGTAGGAAATatatgaaatacacacacaagtggttttttatgtatttgatgtgtttgactgtttattttcagcacatGTATTAAATCTATGACCTGTCTGCAGGGCCTAGAGATTATCTTCCGTGTGGGCCTCGCCATCCTGCAGTACAACCAGACTGACCTCATTCAGCTCGACATGGAGGGCATGTCACAGGTTAGCAGCCGCAGCTTTACACCGCTTGTCGCTGAAATTAGTTTTGTGTACAGATTCAATCATGAGTGAATTGCTCCACAACGTCCCACTTTCCCTTTTGCACAAGAGTTTCCTGAAAGGCAGATCTGCGTCCCCCAGTCACGTTaattcaaaacagaaacaggaactgAGGCTCAGTTGATGATGTGTGATGGTGGAACAGTAAGGCAGGAGAGAATGAACTCTAATCAGATGCTGCGTTGTAAATACTCTCCAAACCAGTGATTTAAGTCTTGATCTGTATCTGATCTGAATTATGAGGCAAAATCCCCAAAttagataatttttttttcacgctTAATAGCCCTTTTCCATTTCTACTGGggaaaaatacagcaaaaaattGAGCTGAAATGACCTTTACATATTAAGtgtttaatctgttgattatttatttagcttATTATACAACTGCTTagctgataaaatgtcagaaaatagatTATTTCATATCCACATTTTAAGCTCAAATTCCTTGTTTGATTTAACCTACCATCAAAACCTGCAGTATATTCACCTTATACTGATaaacagaaaagcagctaaTCTTGATACTGGCATTTTTGTATGAAAAGTTATGGAAATGATCAAGTCTCATCTTAGTTCATAAAATGGAGTGCATTTGAACTCACAATAGATACAGCTATATAACGTAATTGTGTATCAGAACCATTGAGGTGTTAGCCGCTCATCTTCACTCTTCTAAAACGCGTCTGCCTTCttcatgaaatatgaatgagcAGCTTTGTCTGTCTTGAGCTCTCTAATCTTGTGTTTCCCTCGGGGTCTGCCAGCATTTCCAGAAGGTGATCCCCCACCAGTTTGACAGCTGCCCAGACAAGCTGATCCTCAGGGCCTACCAGGTTAAATACAACCCCAAGAGGATGAAGAAGTAAGAGTGCTCATTACTCAACTAACAGCCAGTGAGAGTCAGGCTAGACGGGCTTCCTGTAGCCCAGAAGGATCTGATTAATGCTCGGGGCTTCACACTGATCTTTGTTTTTAGCATGCAAATTGAGGAACTAATTTctttagagaaaaaaataataattgcataattatgttgcttttgtttattttccatcaGACTTGAGAAAGAATATACAACAATTAAGAACAAAGAAATGGAGGAGCAAATTGAGAtcaaggtgtgtgtttgttttctgtgtatttgtacaTGATGTGGATTACACAATCAACCATATTTTATGCCTCCTAACTGCTCTGCACCACCCTCTCTCTGTTCAGAGGTTACGCACAGAAAACAGGCTGCTGAAGCAGAGGATCGAGACGCTGGAGAAGGTAAGAGTTGGGCTTGGATTCCATATATATGCTAAATCAAGTAAATGCAGCAGCATTGAGACGAAACAGAGGGCTCTTCGTGTTCTGATTAGATCTTATTAAAGCTGTGGGTTTTAGATTGGCAAGctcattttctgtgtttggttGTCTCTTGTGGAGTAGCTAGCTCTTGCAgtctgatggtgtgtgtgtttctgggtaAAGATGCTTCACTCTTCTCCAGCACTATGCCGTAAAGAGACACTACAGTTTGtaatcttctcctctctgaaaTACTTTTATTCTGGGTGATCTCACACTGGCTCTTGTTTCTTCACAAACATCTCCACATTTGTTTCAACTGATCGACTCCTCAACCTTCAatcccatttctctctcttccctgaGTGTCCTCTTGGGTTGTGTTGTGGTTTATCCTCCCTGGTGTCCcactttctttcactttttcttcatctctttttttcatcctcttgtTGCTCTACTTCGCTGCACTGTAGGAGAGTGCCGCTCTGGCAGACAGACTGATACAGGTAGAGTATGTGAACAACATTCCCACTGACCTGActgtccttctccctcctcctctttctgctctccTGACCtgcttctctccttcttcttatCAGTAACCAGCCAGAAGTGCATGAGAGAATATTGCTTATGTTGTATATCTTTTCAGTCCACAGGGTGACCCTGTAATGCCTGAATGCATGCACTGTTTATCAATGATGAAACTTTAATATGAGGTTGTACTATCCCTGCATGTGGCATGTAAacttgtattattattatcagtattacTGTGACCAGTAcatattattcttattataaatacacatattttaccaaaatgtgaatgaaataacATCATATAGTTCAGCTTTTTTGGAAATGTGCTCATTTGCTTTCCTGCAGAggttggttagcttagcttaactcAAGACTGGAAACAATTGGAAATGGCTAGCATAGCTCAGTCCCAAGCTAAAAAAACCACCAGCACCTATGAAGCTCACTGATTGTCATGCAAACTCATTACTGGACAGATTTCCATGAGacttggatgaaggatgggtcccagaatagacctcattaactgTTACCTAACCCTAATCCactgcagatctggataaaaaGACTGATATATACTGATATACTGAATATACATTACAAGACAGGgcttttttcaacattttcattcatttctcaggaACAAAGCATGGctcttgatgaaaaacatcaggCGTATGTAGGTCTGATTGAAGtgaaggggactgttgggccctggcggaggtatgtgctctactgagtgcccTTGTAGTTTGCAGCTGAAGCATTACGACAACACATTGTGCTTTTAAGCAAGTCATTTTTAGTGttgaatgaagaaaacaaaagagatctatgaattagtgagctttaaaggtgctggttggcagattttgttactttagttcagagccaggctagctgtttgcCCTGTTTACAGTCTTAATGCTAAACTAAGATAATCttctgctggctgtagcttcatattagAATGAGAGCAGTATCAGTCTTTTCAGCAAGATCtcggcaagaaagcaaatgagcaCATTCCCCAAAATGGCAAACTATCCCTTGAAAGGACTCTGTGCCATGTAACACATTTCACCATGAGCATAATAATGCTGCAGATTCCCAACATGCTCAGAATTAACATTTTCCCTCCATTGGTCTATAcgttttctgcattttaaagtttgaactGCAGAGCTGATCTTGACTTTTTTCCTGTGCTGGCCTGCTGTTCCAGGGTCAGGTGACGAGGGcacaggaggcagaggagaactACGTGATCAAGCGGGAGCTGGCTGTGGTGAGGCAGCAGTGCAACACTGCCAGTGAGAGCCTTGAGAAGGCACAGGACACcatcagagagctgcagcaacaGAAGGTAAACAGTCTGTGGACAGACTCTGTGCTCGGAACAGAAACGATTGTTCCAAGACAGCAGACGTCAGGCGAAATGTCATTTCTCATATGTCAAAACAAGTGATTTATGCTATAAGGTTTTATGTGAAGGAAACAGTTGAGTCATTTATTAAGGGATGGTTCATGAGATCAAGAGATCAGATCAGCtttcaaatgtgtgaaatttTGAATGTAGTTCCTGATTCAGATGAAACCACACTGGGGTATTGATTGTGGTAAAGTTTCGACGAAACCCATTTCTCAGTCATAATTACTTAAAGGACAAATCGACTTTTGGGAAATACAATTAGACTGATACAATATTCTTATCTGCTTGCTAAATGCAAATCTGCAGCCTGCATGCacatagcttagcttagcatgaagactggacaCCAGAGCAAATGgtcagcctggctctgtccaaagatCACAAAGAAGTCTCAAGAACCTGtgaagctcactaattaacaaaCGATCTCCCGTTCATGGTTCATATAAAACCTGTGAAACTGGTATTAGCAAAAAGACTGTTCCAGGCTACATGTCCCCCCACTTCCAGTCTCTATGCTCAGTTAAGCCAAGTGTCTGTTGGCTGTGGCTTTGTcttcaaaaaacagacatgaacatGGCAGATCGCTTATTCAATCTTCCCAGCTAATTTCTGTAAATAAGGCTGGTTTTCCGAAATGTTTAGCATTTCCTTTCATGCTGAAATGTGCCTGCCCAGGTCTGAATTATAGCAGCCAGTGTTTGGCTTGAATGAATTGATTGCAGCACTGAATATCTCACAACTTCAATGGAAATGTCTAGAAGTTCAGATGTACTGTATGCAACACAAACCACTAAAACCTAATGTTTTACAACCCAGTTACAAGGAATGTGTGTGCTGAAGTCATCACCAGAAATATTTAAATTGCACAATTTAAGagtgttcttcttctcttcctctatcTAAAATTGTGTGttcaataaatgatttaattgcAAAGAAATTATAGAGGAAAGCAGCACCACAATTGACACAAAGCGTCAGTAATTGACCGTCTTTAGACGAGACTAGACAGTCACCTCATTTTCTTCGGGAAGTGAgattttcaaagtgctttacaaaacaAGGTAAGAGAATGAGAAGATGGAACTCAATTATCAAACCTGTGGTCTGAAAAGCTTCTTCCATGTGGTTTGGTTATATCATCCTGCCATTAATGTGAAGATGAGctttttacattcattattACATTCAGTATTTCCTTTCACATATTTTTTGGGGGAGtgcattgctgtgttttgtggtgCATTAACACCATCTGTACACAGAATTATCAAAGCGTTGTCTCGAGCATCAAACATGTATAACATGTCACCAGCGACCATGTGCgtaaaaccaacaaaacacattcaaactttGCTTAAGAGGTAAAAAATGATATGATATATGAATCATCTGCAATAATAATCTAATATGATAATATGTAGTTGTATAGCAATCACAGGGTCGGTTTATATTCgtacagttcttttttttttaatatatttcaggcactttttaaaggaatatttgTATACCACTTTAAAAGCaggactgtttttctttttacattgtAATATTGTCagttttacttaagtaaaggaTCTATTTAAATGATGATCTCTATCTGAAGGTGATTTTTGGTTTTAACATAGCTGATTCCGTTGAAAGAACATTAATCAGCAATATAAAGCGCACAAAGAGGCTTATTTTTCTGCTTAGTAGCAGCTGTTTATATTGATAAAGTAAGAAATACAAATGAGTATCAAAATGCCTGTCTCTGTCCAGCaactgctgacaaaacaaaccCTTCTGGTATccacaagtgtttttttaaaaagaattcaCAGTTTAAACTCACACTGCCACATCAGCAGATCACACTCATttgtgagaaaataaactgtGACAGAAGTCAAACATCCTGTCTAGTCAATGCTGCGTACATTCACACAGAATAAAGAGCAAGCATCAGTGTGCCACTGATTAATTTTAATAATGATTTCAAAGACAGGACCTGCTCACAACTGACACTATTGTGACGGGTGATTTTTATTCCAACTCAGATTGCTGGAATAAAAATCACCCACCAGAGTTCACACACCTCCACACGCTCACAGTTGTCTTTGATAACAAAGACTGAAAAGCCCGAAATGACAAACCGAGACTCCCTTACACACGCGATGTACTTGCCCAAATTCAAGCTTGTGTATTTTGCTTTGTAGGAAAAGTATTTTTCCactcagctcagtgtgttttttctgctgcGCTCACAACCCTCGACTTTGTAGTTTCACTTTGATGAGGTGACAATAAAATCCACAGTAGCTTTCTATTTTCTGACGTCACGCTGAGTCAgtcaggcaggaatgagctaTTGCAgctatttttaattttgggttACTGGgttacaaaatgtaaatactcaaacAATTTTGAGTTAAGATTGCATGTTGGCATTGATGCTCTTGAGTTACTTGTTAGAGAAATGAAGAATAACACAATAACTTTGCTTGGTGGCTGCAACCAAAGAAATCGGATGCATGGCTGCAAGTTTCCTGctttcttctctgcttcttgATGACAATGCTAGCACTCACAAAAGCGCTCAGGGATTCAGTACATGAATACTGAATTTGCTGTTACATTActcagcagaaaagaaaaaagaggagcgAGAGATATAACCACAGCTTGTGGCAGAATTCACACTGTGGTAATCCTGGCTTAACTGAACTcgagacaaataaaaataaaataaaagtaatagaTTATAATTTTGTCTAAGCCCAAACAAGGCCACTGTGTTCAACTAATGCTCCCAGTAGTTTATAAATATCAATACACTCTCAATAAAGGTGATCAACCGGTGATGAGTGTTGGCATCAAGTCCAACTGTCCTGTTGTACAGTATAGCTACTTAACACCTCTGATGTTTCTTTCAGTACACAGAGCAGTTTGTGAGCAATCTGCAGACCCAGCTGGAGCAGTCGAGGCTGCGTGAGGCTGAACTGCTAGGAGCATTGAAGGAAATGCAAGACAAGGTCCTCGACCTGGAGAAGGTGAGCTAACAAAGATTTGTCCATGTGAGAGAGGACTGTCATAGTAGAGCAGAGGCCTCAGACGTGTGCAGCTGTTAATGTGTTAAAGATGATAGTTCTGTTTACTGGAAgataaatgtgaatgatgagCTTTCAGTTTTACTTCACTAGGTGAGACACAACAGCTCTGCTTCCCCCAATGATGATTTTACTGTATGATAAAACTAAGGCTAGAAAATCAAATATGAGCCTTTCGTTtgctttttacagtgtgttaataTTCCTGGAACTTGGTATGCTAAACCTCTATGTATGacaatgtctgtgtgtctgtagatTGTTCAGTTGGTTGGTCCAGTGCTTTGGTCATGGGACTTGGTTCAGTCATTCAGATTCCCTTCAGGACGAAACGATAATAACTTTTGATGCACCTTGGGCCGAGCTCACAGTTCGGGACTTAAAAAATCCTAATTGACTGTGAAATCGTGTTGCATCACTCACAGAGGGAGAATCTTAACAGATGTCTCTAAGCTCAAACCTGCACACACTGCAAGACTGAGAAAGAACGGTGCATCACACACTACAGGATATTATTGCACTCACTGTGCCAGAGCGAGTGATGCACCGCCTGTGATCGTCATGTTGTCATGTGATCCAATGGGGcgacaaatgtaaacaaatggaGACTTTGGCACATGTAGTAACATGAGTACTTTGCGGTGAGATGTAGCATCTTCTGTAGTGTGATTCGAGTATTGTAATTACTACAAtactgtccatccatccatccatcttcttctgcttatccAGTACCGGGTCGCGGAGGCAGCTGTCTGtgcagggacacccagacttccctcaccccagacacttcctccagctcttctaggagttcctgaggatgtgcgtagaggagagcccgactatctctagtcgttaccgctcaacctctcgcaccaactcaggctctttcccccccagtgaggtgacattccatgtccccatggctagagtcaccatccggggattgggcccccgcccacgaccaccacccaaatcacaccgcacccgccccttctgaaccctcctgcgagtggtgagcccacaggagggcAGGCCCAtgtcgctccttcgggctgcgcccggccgggtcccgtgggctAAGACCcagccaccaggcgctcgcctgcgagccccaaccccaggcctggtTCCAGGATGGGGCCCCGGTAACACCAATCCGGGCGATGTACGCGTCCTCGATTTTATCTCCGTAATTaggggcttttgaaccgatcttagtctgacctgtcacctaggacctgtttgccttgggagaccctaccaggggcattaagccccggacaacatagctcctaggatcattcaggtgctcaaactcctccaccacgataaggtgccggttcaaggaggagaGTACAGTACTGGTTTATGAATAATACCTGCGAAATCTGATAtaattcccatcagcctcagtaCTGCATACTACCGCTACCGCGGCTGCAGACTAGtcagtttttttaaactgtgttttgtcGCCAAGAAAATCCAGGGGAAAAATTAACCCAGGTAAGAAGCAAGGAAAAGTactaaaacaaatgtataatttattcaCAATTTAAATCAACTTGTGACAGCAACAGAAAAGGAATCAGATTACAGACTCAGATCGAATATGCAGTTTAAGTATCCCTGtaacacacagactaaattTGACccatgagagagaaaagaacagtAAGAAACACAGGCTGTACTAAGCTGTAAACACGACATGTTTTTCCCACAGAGGAGCAGTTGTCTGCCTGATGAGAACAACGTGGtggctctgcaggaggaggtgaagcagatGAAGCTGAGGGAGCTTGAGACGCTGCGCTCATTCAGAGAGATGCAGGAAACTGTCACTGAGCTCAACCAGCGCTGGCAGGTAACAGGCTGCTACTGATTATCTATATACTGCCTCTGAATGTTCACATGTCACACCTGTGCAGTTACACCTGTGcactctgtgtctctgcagcatcacatgTCCCGTGGCAGCAGCACAGGTGGTGGGGGTGGCCACTGGAAGGAATCCCCGAAGAAGAACGCCATGAACGAGCTGCAGGACAAACTGATGACAGTCCGGCTGAGGGAGGCCCAGGCTCAGGCTGAGCTCCGAGAGGTCAAACTCAAAGccctgcagctggagagccAGGTCAGACACGCTGTATACATCGTCCGTCAGTCATAGAAGGATAATGCTTCAAACTGtaggacatttttttctcctctgtagTCCTTAAACAATTAGTCAAATAATCAGTACGAACAGCTGAACATGCACTGGTTCCAGCATCACCATATCACTGTCAGTGGGGTAGATTTTGAGGTTGGCCTGATGTTGGCCCTTCTCTCCTCAAAACTCTCCTCAATTTTCTTAAATTTGGAGACTAAATGATTCACATATTACTCACCTAAGTCAGTTTTTTAGTAATGAAATAGTAGTTTGTTCTACTCACAGTCTCATATTTTAC includes:
- the si:ch211-239f4.1 gene encoding EVI5-like protein isoform X1; the encoded protein is MSIPSSSPEREGSSGALPQLECSSPTGMDPDPPSTGSPVLSPDSSSHDAVLSAPAASPADSENLSPDELELLAKLEEQNRLLEADSKSMRSMSGSRRNSGSSLVSSSSASSNLSHLEEDTWILWGRIVNEWEEWRRKKDKLLKELIRKGIPHHFRAIVWQLLGNATDMPVKNQYSELLKMSSPCEKLIRRDIARTYPEHEFFKGQDSLGQEVLFNVMKAYSLVDREVGYCQGSAFIVGLLLMQMPEEEAFCVFVRLMQEYRLRELFKPSMAELGLCIYQFEYLLQEQLPELNVHFRSQSFHTSMYASSWFLTLFLTFLPLPVATRIFDIFMYEGLEIIFRVGLAILQYNQTDLIQLDMEGMSQHFQKVIPHQFDSCPDKLILRAYQVKYNPKRMKKLEKEYTTIKNKEMEEQIEIKRLRTENRLLKQRIETLEKESAALADRLIQGQVTRAQEAEENYVIKRELAVVRQQCNTASESLEKAQDTIRELQQQKYTEQFVSNLQTQLEQSRLREAELLGALKEMQDKVLDLEKRSSCLPDENNVVALQEEVKQMKLRELETLRSFREMQETVTELNQRWQHHMSRGSSTGGGGGHWKESPKKNAMNELQDKLMTVRLREAQAQAELREVKLKALQLESQNQINSKLIGRNDQERSALQDRLQMLANQNKALQAQLNEMKRKQAESDCKSKEEVMAVRLREADSMAAMAELRQRIAELEIQKEEGLIQGQLNHSDSRQYINQLRDQIAELKNEVRRLRGQKAAPRVTGGGSTNYPDLCLASPTSAEGDYLSSDEDLLPSPLPPNALYPTLSGPCHPSPQLDSEGSTDSEAEERVRTHPDPQQLYGSMVCAEALDN
- the si:ch211-239f4.1 gene encoding EVI5-like protein isoform X2, which encodes MSIPSSSPEREGSSGALPQLECSSPTGMDPDPPSTGSPVLSPDSSSHDAVLSAPAASPADSENLSPDELELLAKLEEQNRLLEADSKSMRSMSGSRRNSGSSLVSSSSASSNLSHLEEDTWILWGRIVNEWEEWRRKKDKLLKELIRKGIPHHFRAIVWQLLGNATDMPVKNQYSELLKMSSPCEKLIRRDIARTYPEHEFFKGQDSLGQEVLFNVMKAYSLVDREVGYCQGSAFIVGLLLMQMPEEEAFCVFVRLMQEYRLRELFKPSMAELGLCIYQFEYLLQEQLPELNVHFRSQSFHTSMYASSWFLTLFLTFLPLPVATRIFDIFMYEGLEIIFRVGLAILQYNQTDLIQLDMEGMSQHFQKVIPHQFDSCPDKLILRAYQVKYNPKRMKKLEKEYTTIKNKEMEEQIEIKRLRTENRLLKQRIETLEKGQVTRAQEAEENYVIKRELAVVRQQCNTASESLEKAQDTIRELQQQKYTEQFVSNLQTQLEQSRLREAELLGALKEMQDKVLDLEKRSSCLPDENNVVALQEEVKQMKLRELETLRSFREMQETVTELNQRWQHHMSRGSSTGGGGGHWKESPKKNAMNELQDKLMTVRLREAQAQAELREVKLKALQLESQNQINSKLIGRNDQERSALQDRLQMLANQNKALQAQLNEMKRKQAESDCKSKEEVMAVRLREADSMAAMAELRQRIAELEIQKEEGLIQGQLNHSDSRQYINQLRDQIAELKNEVRRLRGQKAAPRVTGGGSTNYPDLCLASPTSAEGDYLSSDEDLLPSPLPPNALYPTLSGPCHPSPQLDSEGSTDSEAEERVRTHPDPQQLYGSMVCAEALDN